A stretch of DNA from candidate division WOR-3 bacterium:
AATAATGCATTTATACATTTGGGCTTGAGTGGACAATATTTTCCGTTATCTGTTCCAGAGCAGGATTTTGAAACGATAATCAAAACTATTAAAAAACTAAAATTCGCAGGGTTAAATATAACCAATCCGTATAAAATGAGAATTTTGAAATATCTTGATGGAGTAAGTCCAGTAGCGAAGAAAATCGGTGCGGTGAATACGGTGGTTATTAGAAAAAATAAATTATTTGGTGAGAATACAGATATCTACGGGTTTGATAAGTCGCTTAAAGAACACAATATAAATATTACTGGGAAAAAAATAATGCTTATCGGTGCGGGCGGGGTTGCCCGGGCAATCGCCTATGTAATTTTTAGAAAAAAACCACAGTCTTTTTTCATTACAAACCGCACAAAAATAAAATCTCTATATCTTACAAAAAAATACAATGGCCAGCCAATAGATTTTAAAGATATTTTCACTATCATACGAAATGTTGATGTAGTAATAAATGGAACATCAATTGATATTCATAATTTAATCTTCCCTCATATGAAAGATGGAAGTGTGTATTATGACACTAATTATCGTTTTAATTT
This window harbors:
- the aroE gene encoding shikimate dehydrogenase, whose amino-acid sequence is MFITGVIGYPLKMTFSPLLHNNAFIHLGLSGQYFPLSVPEQDFETIIKTIKKLKFAGLNITNPYKMRILKYLDGVSPVAKKIGAVNTVVIRKNKLFGENTDIYGFDKSLKEHNINITGKKIMLIGAGGVARAIAYVIFRKKPQSFFITNRTKIKSLYLTKKYNGQPIDFKDIFTIIRNVDVVINGTSIDIHNLIFPHMKDGSVYYDTNYRFNLLNSQNILVVNGITMLVYQAAFSFSIWTGRMPPVNIMKNAIKEVQIG